In the Nocardioides panaciterrulae genome, TCATGGCCATCTTCGGTCGTCGGCAGTTCGGATGGGACCATGGATCAGCAATTGGCGCTGCGTCGTGGATGTCGAGAAGCGATTGACAGGGAAATCCTCCCTGATTGGCAGATTTGTCGGGTTCTCGACACTTCCTTTCTTTGGAATGATTGCTTCCTTCGGGGCAATTCCGGTTGTAGCGCGTCATTGTGGCTCTCAGCAGTGGGCAGGCCTGGCGATCGGTCTCTCGGTAGGCGCGTGCGCGGCTATCTTCGTCAACTACGGATGGTCGCTGACGGGACCATCTGCCGTTGCGCAATCGGATTGGGATGAACGTCGGCGGCTCTACGCAGACAGTTTGGCCGTTCGCTCTCTTGTCTTTGCGCTGGTGGCGCCACCAGCGATACTGCTGGCGACATTCCTCGCGCCGGCGGCAGGCCGAAGCCTTAGTGCGATAGCCGCGGCGGGATCGACATTTAACGGCATGTCCATCGCTTGGTATTGCATCGGGATGGGCGAGCCAGCAGCAATCGCTATTTTCGAACTCTTCCCGCGTATCTTGGCAGCGGTTGTGGCTGCAGGATGCATAGGGCTCGGTGGGCCAGTCGAACTCTTCCCGGCGACACAATTCGTCGCTGTCGCCGCTGGTGTGGGAACGCATGCAGGCATGACCCTTCGGCGGGAGTCGGCTCACCCGCGTGGTCACCTTCCGAAGCGTCTTGGTTCGCTTCTCGTCCGGGGCTTTCCCGCCATGGTTGTCGAGGGAGCAGCGGGACTATATGCGTCGGCGGCGGCAGCGATAGTAAGTACACAAGCGGCGCCTGCCAGCGTATCTTCGTACAGTAGTGGGGATCGACTGTATAGGATCGGCCTAAGCGGTTTGTCCGCCGTAAGCAATGCTAATCAAAGTTGGATAGCGGAGACTACGGGTGCGACGCGGGGGCGACGGGCACTTAGATCGATGGTAGCTCTCAGCCTCGCTGGAGCTATGGGCATGATCACACTCGCTTGGATTGGAACACCCGCCTCGCATCTGATTTTTGGGCCTCACTTCATTAAACCTTCGACCTCCTTGGCATTTGGCATTTGCTTCTTTGCTGTTGCCGTCAACACAGGGCAGGCGCGATTTGTCCTAGCGCCGTCTGGCAGGACGAGGGAACTGATGATCGGGACTTTCGCCGGTGCAGCGACTGGCGTGCCGGCGATTGCCTTGGGTGCGGGTATGGCTGGAGCTGCTGGAGCGGCGTTTGGACTGGCGGTTAGTCAAGTCGTTGTATGCGCGACGTTGGCATATCCAACGGCTCGAGTCCTCAAGTCTCTGTATCGTGAAAATGCGGACCAAGAACTAGTTGGAACGGAGGCACGGGATTAATCGCCCGTAGATTTCTATGAGTCACGAGCTGCTTGGCGTCGAAATCGTCGTTCCTACCTACTGTCCAGATGCTTACGCAATCGAGAATATCGCTCGCATGGGTCGTATGGCGCCTACGGTGGTCGTCGACGACGGCAGCCCTCCGGGTGGATCGGCGTATCTTAGCGAAATTGCCGCACTTCCGGGAGTTCACTTACTTTCCTTGCCGATAAACTCCGGCATTGCGGCGGCCCTGAATTTAGGGGTTGTAGATTGCATTCGCCGCGGCGCCGAATTCGTGATGACGTTCGACCAAGATTCGAGTCCGAGCGATAAGTACGTTGTCGAAATCATGCGAGCGCTCCGACGGACCAATCTGAATAATCTTGGGTGCATTGGTCCAGGGGTCGTCTCGGGTCGGAAGGTTAGGGGCATCTTTCTCGGCAGCGACCTAGTCACTACAACACAAATCATTCAGAGTGGAATGGTCATCCCTAAATCAACGGTCCAGCGCATCGGACTGTTTGACGAAGACTTATTCATCGACGCTGTTGACACTGACTACTGTCTGCGCATGCGTAGAGCCGGTCTTCAAGTGTTGGCCGACCCTGAGCTTAGTCTCGAACACAGGCTGGGCGCGGGCGACGGGTCCAGGCAGATCAGAATCGGGCCGTTTCGACCGACGGCAACGTTCCATTCGGCAGCTCGCCGTTACTACATCAATAGAAATCTTGTCCACACGCTGAGGCGATATGGCCTGCGGGAGCCGAGATGGGCTGCACTGATCGTCCGCCGCGTTATGATTCGCAATCTTTTGGCATGCCTTCTCGAAGATCATCGCCGCGGAAAAGTTCGAGCGGCGGGCTTGGGTCTGTGGGACGGCTTCCGCGGTGAATCCGGCAAATGCCGACACATATTCTGAGTTCCCTTTCGGCACCCGGCCCGGACGTGATGCGGCCGATCACGGTGTGTGAGTTGACTGCCCGAACCTTCAGCTCGCCCCATCCGAAGCGTCTCGCGGTTGGATGGATCCTCTTGGGAATGCTGCAGGTGAACTTTTAGTTAACCGGTGCGTTCATTGTTGCGATTCGTCTCCGTCAGTGTTCCTAGCGAGCACGCGCCACCGCTTCGGGTCGTCGTTGAGGGCCGAAGTGAGGCGGTGCGTAACCTCAAGGACGTGGTACGCCAATTCATGGATCTGGGCGCGAAAAATGCTTTAGTGATAGCCTGTCGCAGACAGCTGGTGCTTCCTGAACGTCGGGGGCTTCGGCAAAGTTTCTGAAGTCGATCCTCAGGCGTCTATCCCTATTCATCAACCGATATTGTTGTGCAGGAGTCTGCGTTGACCCCGAAAAGTGAATTTGGGAGCCGGCCCGCTCTGGTCCTGTATCCCATGCACGGGACCCACAAAATGGTGACGGAAGGTTATCGAACGCGCGACGCCCACCTATTGGAGTGGTTTGTCAAGCTGCTTCAGGGTGGCCGTCACGTTGATGTTCGTTCCAGGCCGGAACCTTTTCCTCGGCAAGAATTCACGACGTGGTTCCGCCACTCTAGGCCCCTGGCCGGCGTGCAGGACAACCGGAGGAGCGTCATTGCCGTTCCTCCGCTTCGTGATCGTCAGCGATGGTGGGTACGATCCGTTCGGCATTATGAGTTCCCTCGTCAGTCGGCCGCACTTCCGGCGATCGCTTGGAATCCCTTGGTCGCCGCGAAACTTCTAGCCGACGACTCGATCCGTCCCCGTTTACTGACGGTCGATCTCCTTGACGATTGGACCATTCACCCGGCCTTCGGAGGCATTCAGTCTTCAGTGCGGCCTGCGTACGAGCGGATTTTTGGCGAGGCGGACAACGTGGTTGCCAACGCCGAGGGCACGCTGGACCTCGCTCGGCGATTCGGGCGGGATGACGCCATTCTGATTCCCAACGGCTGCGATCCCGAGCGGTTCTCTACTACCTCGATCGCTACTGGGCCCCTCACAGTTGGGTACTTGGGCAAAATTGGTTCGCGACTGCACTTTGACTTGATCGCGGAGGTCATGTCCCTGTGTCAAGACTGCGATTTCGTCTTTGCTGGCCCGACGATGGACCGCCGGGCCCGGTCTTTCATGAGGTCCCTGCCTAGTAACGCAGTTCATGTCGGAGACGTGCCGTACCCCAGGGTGCCTGAATTTCTCCAGCGTCTCGATATAGGCTGGATTCCCCACAGGGTCGGGGAGGGCGAAGTTGGTGGCGATGCCATAAAACTCTATGAGTACAGGGCATGCGGGCTCCCCGTCCTATCCACGCCGATCTCTGGTGTGGCTGAGCGGGGCTTGCGCGACGTGACGATACGGGATTCAGCGCGTCAGCACGCGGACTGGATTCATGAGCGTGCATCACAAAGTACATTTCGTATCCGCCGCGCTGAAGATATTCCAGCGGGGCTTACCTGGAAATCCAAAGCGCAGGTGATGCTGGACTTGCTGGATATTCATGACTACGTCGGGTCGTCGGGCGATGGATGATTTGTTCATCATCCTGTCGCCCACCGCGTCCGGTAATGCGTTAGGGCGAGCGTTGAGCATGGCGTTGGTTGCACGTGAACTGGGGGAGTGCCGCCTGTTTGCCCCAGAGTCGAGCAGTCGATGGCTACCCGCAGCGCAGTTTCCGGTAGCCGTTGACGATCTGCCTTCGCCCAACCTATTCGGTAAGCGGGTTCGCGATTGGAGTCACGACAGACGCATTGTGGTATGGTCCTGCAAGTCAATCTCACCCTTGCCGAGATATCTAAGAGCGTTGCGTCGGGCTGTCCCGGAGGACCGTTTGTGTGTGGTCGTCGACTTCGACGATGACGACGCGGGTCTTGCGGAAATGTTTGTGGCTCGTTCCGTGCGAAATGCTGTGAAGCTGAACCGACTGCGCTCGGGGTCCGCGACCAGGATTCGGCGGGCGCAGCGAAGGGCAGTCAGGGTCGCAAACGCTCGTTCGGTCGCTACGTGGGCCCTCGGGCCACACGTGCCCGGAAATCATCTGCCGTCCGTGCGAATTCCCCACGTGCGGCACCGCATGCTGGTCGGGCACCCCTCCTTCTCCAGAGATCGCCCGATTAGAGTCGGATTCCTGGGAACCTGGCGTGCCCACAAGGGAGGTGATGCCCTCATGCGGCTAGCCGAGACAAAAGGGTTCAAGCTGGTCACGTTTTCTCAGAAGGGCGTTGTCGCCGCCCCGGGTTTGGAAGTTCTTGACCCCTCAACTCCGTTGTCGGCCGCTTACTCGCGGATCGACGTCCTAGCTCTGCCGATGTCCACCGACCCAGCAAGTCTCCGGCAGCTTCCGGCTAAATTGGTTGACGCGTTTTCTGCGGGAGTGCCTGTCGTGGCCACGCCAACGCCGGCCATCACCGAGATAGCTGGCACTGCCATCACTTATCTGGACGATTGGACCGATATTACTCAGGTCCAGCGGGTCATGCGGGAAGCGGTCAGCGATTACTCGAAAGTGCGGATGGAGGTTGTTTGGCGAGAACGTCTCAGTCCGGGTGAGGTATCTAAGCAATTATCTCTGCTGCTTGCAAAGACACGTTCGGCTGCGTGCGGGAACACGTAAGCGAGCTGGGAGAAGCGTTCAGTTCTGGCGCCCTACTCGTTATTATTCGTCAGCGTCAGCGATTCCGCCGTTGTGAAAGCCCGCCAATGGCCAGACCGCAACCTTCTCGCTGCGCTCGGCCTTGTCTTTGTGGCCAGCCCTGTTTGGGCAGCTCAGCGTCATTATCGCGACGACCGGGGTAGGTGTAAGGATTAGCGATCCTCAAGCCCGCCCACTGGGGGGATTATGCTTACTTCATGACGGGGGCGTGGACGTTGCTTGGGGTCAATACTGGCGTGCCATCGTTGCAGGCGGCCATGGGTACCTCTAAATCGACATTGGGTATTTGTGGCGGGCGCAAGTGAGCTTGCGTGCGTGCGTCATGCGCTGGTGCTCAGGCGGTTAGCGTTTTCATTGGTTGCGGCCGGAATGTCCCCTTGCTTCTGTATCTCAGGATTCAAGAAGTTGAACCGTCGATCGTTTGGGCAGCTGACAAATACAGGTCTGTCTGCTGGGTGTGCTCGACCCAAGGTATCTATGCTGGCCCGTTTCACGGCACTTCGCAGTTGAGGTTGTGCCGCGGCCTCTGGGGGTGGCTGGATGGGGGCCGGGGTCCCCTGAAGATGGAGGTTCCCACGCCGACCATGCAGCAGACCTCGACTTGTCCGACGCTGCCTTCGTATGCCCTGGCCTGACCAAGTTCTGTCGGCTCGACGAGTTCGGCCCCGAGGTTTCCGGCCAGCGGCTGGAACCCGGTCGGGCTGTCCTCGCTTCGCCGATCCTCGGGCCCGGTGACGGATCCGATCGGTGGCGTCGCAGCGGATGCCACGGCGTCCCGCGCGGCACCGTGACCAGGCCACTGGCGCAGCAGCCGCTGAGCTGGCGACCCAGTTGGGGCGACAGATCAGCGCATTCCCGGCTGAGCAAGCGAGGTCTAGCAGCCGCTGGTGTGGCGGCTTCTGCCGTCGAGTCGACGACTCTCAGCAAGCGGGGCCGGGCCCCACACGGCCGGCCTCAGGCGGACGCGGGGCTGTCTGCAGCGACCAAATTCAGGTCAGATGATTCCGCGGGTCTTGGTTGAAGCGCTATAGGGTCGCATCGGGGTGGGCATGTCTCGCGTCAATTGCCGCCTCTTGCTAGGATTGTGGGGGCTCGGACGGGACTGCTGGATACGAGTACTTATATATTTCGCAAGAGGTCGGGCCTAGGCTAGATCGCAGCAGGACACTTAACCTAACACGAAGGGAACGGGCGTGAGCCACGTTGTTGTTGTCGGTTTGGGGTATGTCGGTCTCCCCCTTGTCGACGAAGCTTGCCGCTCGGGACTGCAAGTTACTGGATTTGACATAAATTCGGATGTAGTGGCAACACTCAATAGTGGTAAGTCCCATGTGGATGATCTCGGCGATGACCGCGTTGCCGAACTTATTCAGCTAGGTTTTCGCGCTACGACTGACGCCGCCGTCGTTGCGGCTGCTGAGACGGTTGTGATCTGTGTCCCGACGCCCCTTAGCGCCGACGGCGGCCCCGATCTCGCGGCGGTCGAGTTTGCGTGCCGGTCCATTGCGCCGCACATGGCGGTTGGGACGCTGGTGGTACTGGAATCAACTACCTACCCCGGAACTACTGCAGAGTTTGTCACGCCACTACTTGAGCAGGTGTCGGGGCTCAGGGTGGATGTTGATTTCTTCGTTGCATATTCTCCAGAGCGGATTGATCCGGGTAACCACCAATACGGTCTTCGAAACACTCCGAAGATTGTCGGTGCAGACGGGGACACTGCTCGGGCCCTTGCGGCTGAGTTCTATTCTCGAGTTGTTGATGAGGTTGTTCTGGCGCGCGGCTCTCGCGAGGCAGAGTCTGCAAAACTGCTTGAAAATACTTATCGCCATGTGAATATAGCATTGGTCAATGAGATGGCACGATTTTTCCATGAACTCTCAATCGACTTCTGGAATGTGATTGAACTTGCGTCAACAAAGCCATTTGGCTTTCACGCCTTCCGTCCGGGCCCTGGCGTGGGTGGTCATTGCATTCCCATTGATCCGAATTACTTGAGTCACAGGGTGCGTTCGCAACTTGGTTACGGATTCCGGTTCGTTGAGCTCGCTCAGGAAGTGAACGCTTCGATGCCTGCGTACGTGGTCTTCCGGGCCGCAGAATTGCTCAATGATTCGGCCAAGGCATTGAGGGGCAGTAGGGTCATTCTGCTTGGTGTAACCTATAAGGCTGATATTGCTGATGTGCGGGAATCGCCGGCGGTCGCCGTTGCCGAGAAGCTCGTTGCGAGTGGAGCCAGTGTTCGATTCTGCGATCCGCACGTTGACGTTTGGAACGTGGATGGCGTGAGTCCAGTCGAGGGGGATCTACTGGAGGCCGTGCGCGAGGCGGACCTAACAATCCTCCTGCAGGCGCACTCGCAGTTTGATCTGGATGCCATTGCAGATGCGGCTGGGGTGCTATTCGACACGCGGGGCGCGGTGACAAGCACCCGCAGCGTTCGCCTATAACACCTCCTGGCGAGGCCGCCGGCGTTGGATCCGTGCAATAGAGTCGACCGAGTGACCAAAGCATCTATACGGAGGTCCGTGGCCGGGGTGCGAGCGTTCTGACTGTCTGACAGATTGTCCCCCGGGGTGGGCAGGCGATCCGCGCGGATTCGGCTTTGCTGGTTCGCAAAGATGTTGAGGCGGCTTGAGGAGCTGCGAGAGAGGCTGGCATGGAGATCGCGATGCTCGGCACACGGGGCGTGCCCGCTCGATACGGTGGCTTTGAGACCGCGATTGAGGAGATCGGCAGTCGTCTGGCAGCCAAGGGCCACCGGGTGCGCGTCTACTGCCGCAACCAGGGCCAGACTCAGAAGACCCACAAGGGCATGGAGCTCCTCAACCTTCCTGCGGTGCGGCGATCGTCCCTCGAAACCTTGAGCCACACGGGGTTGTCGGCCCTGCACAGCTTCGGCCGCAAGCCTGACGTCGCGGTCCTGTTCAATGCGGGCAACGCGCCCTTCATCCCGGTGCTCCGGGCGCGTGGTATCCCGACGGCAGTGCATGTGGACGGGCTGGAGTGGAAGCGCGCGAAGTGGCAGGGTCTGGGCGCCAAGTACTACAAGTGGGCCGAGGGTGTTTGTGCCCGGTCCGAGACTGCCCTGATCGCGGATGCCCAGGGCATCGCCGACTACCTCCAGGTCGAGTACAACGCTCCGAGTTACCTCATCGCCTACGGCGCCGAGATCCTGGATCCCGGACTCGACAAGCTGGGCGATCTCAACCTTCAGAGCCGGGAGTTCCACCTCGTTGTGGCCCGGATGGAGCCGGAGAACCACGTCGACCTGATTGTCGAAGGGTACTGTCAGGCGGGTTCGTCACGACCCCTAGTGGTGGTCGGTTCCGCTCCCTACCAGGACGAGTACATCGCGAGCCTGAAGGAGTTGGCCAAGGGTCACGACGTCAGGTTCGTCGGCTCGGTCTGGGATCAGGACCTCTTGAACCAGCTCTACGCTCATGCTCGGTCCTACTTGCACGGCCATTCGGTGGGCGGGACGAATCCCTCGCTGTTGCGCGCCCTCGGTTGCGGCGCCCCAGTCACCGCCTTCGATGTGAACTTCAACCACGAGGTCACTGCGGAGCACGCCCGCTTCTTCAGCGACGCAAAGTCAGCTGCCACGGCCATTCGAGCGGACGACGCGGACCTTGAGGCGGCGCGCTCGAGGGGCACCCTGGGACAACGTCACGTCGAAAAGGCCTACCGGTGGGACGAGGTAGCCGACCGGTACGAGCAGATGCTGGTGGAGATCGCCGGCTGAGTGGCACGAGCGTCCCAGGACGCTCCTCCTACCTCAAGTTGAGGAACATCGTTGACCGCACCCAAGGGGACCGAGAACGGCTCCTAACGTCTCGATCATGAGCGCCGCTCCGTCGCCTGGAGACCGTTGCACTGCCTGTGGACACGCTCTGGGCGCTCCCCAGCCTCTGGTGCGCGTCCTGTGGACCCGGTGTGTCTGGGGCTCACGGTGTCGCCACGTGGTCGATCCGTCTCCGGTATGGGCGGACCAGTTGTGCGGATGCAACGGCCGCCAACATCGTGGCCGGAACCAGTCGCTCTCAGTAGGCGCCGCGTGAGCCGACGACGGCGCTGAAGGTCTTCGCGAGGATCGACAGGTCCTGCATCATCGACCAGTTGTCGACGTAGTAGAGGTCGAGTCGGATCGCCTCCGGCCAGGACAGGTCCGAGCGGCCGGAGACCTGCCACAGACCGGTCATGCCCGGCCGCACGCGCAGCCGGCGTTGGGCGTCGCGGTCGTACGTCGCCACCTCGTGGGGCAGCGGCGGGCGGGGGCCCACCAGGCTCATGTCGCCGCGCAGGACGTTGATCAGCTGCGGCAACTCGTCGAGGGAGAAGCGGCGCAGCAGGCGACCCGGCGTGGTGACCCGGGGGTCGTCCTTCATCTTGAAGAGGCCGCTCTCGTAGCCCTGCTCCTCGTGGAGCTTGGCGAGCAGCTGCTCGGCGTCGACCACCATCGTGCGGAACTTCAGGCACTCGAACTTCCGGCCGTCGAGTCCGACCCGGGTCTGCTTGAAAGTGACCGGGCCACCGTCGTGGGTGCGGATCCGCAGGCTGATCGCCAGGAGTAGGGGAGCGAAGAGCGAGAGGAGCGCCGCCGACCCGACGATGTCGAAGAGCCGCTTGCCCCACCGGGAGGCGTCCGTGGCGGTCGGCGGGTCGATGTGCATCAACGGCAGGCCGCCCACGGGACGGACCTTGATCCGGTCGCTGGAGATGTCGGTGACGCTTGGAGCGACGACCACCTGGACGTCCTCGTGCTCGAGCTGCCAGATCATCTTCCGCATCTGGTTGCTGGAGCCCATCGAGCCGCCCGCGAAGAAGATCACGTCGACGTCGGTGAGCGCAGCGATCGAGGCGGCCTCGTCGATGTTGCCGTAGACCGGGATGCCGCTGGCGGTCTCCTCGCGCAGGTCGTGCTCGGGTGTCAGCGCGCCGGCGACCTGGTAGCCGAGCCAGGGCTCGCGTCTCAGCACGGAGGCGATCTCGTCGATGTGCGGCTCCGACCCGGCGATCAGCACCCGCTGCTGCAGCGCGCCGCGTCGACGCAGCCCGTGGATGGCCTTACGCAGGAAGTAGCGGCCCAGGATCAGCGACGGCAGTCCGAGGGCGAAGGTCGGGACGAAGAAGCCGCGCGCCAGGTCGAACTTAGTCAGGTAGCAGGCGATGCCGATCACGCCGGCGGTTGCCAGCGTCGCGTTGCTGACCCGCTTGAACTCCTCGGTGCCGGCGCCGAAGACGTTGCGCCGGTAGCCGCCGGCCACCACGATCGCCAGCAACCAGCAGAACAGGATGGCGGGGCCTGCCATCCCGAGGGTGCCGACGACGTTCGCCGAGCGAGCGAAGATGTCGAGCTGCTCCCGACCGAGCGCGGCGAGGCCGCCGATCCCGGCGATGACCACGAGGTCGAGGGTGAGGGCGGTGGCCGGCAGCATCCGCAGGTGCCGGGTGGGCGCCGCGGTCGCGAGGCGCTCCCGACGATCCGAGATCAG is a window encoding:
- a CDS encoding oligosaccharide flippase family protein encodes the protein MIASFGAIPVVARHCGSQQWAGLAIGLSVGACAAIFVNYGWSLTGPSAVAQSDWDERRRLYADSLAVRSLVFALVAPPAILLATFLAPAAGRSLSAIAAAGSTFNGMSIAWYCIGMGEPAAIAIFELFPRILAAVVAAGCIGLGGPVELFPATQFVAVAAGVGTHAGMTLRRESAHPRGHLPKRLGSLLVRGFPAMVVEGAAGLYASAAAAIVSTQAAPASVSSYSSGDRLYRIGLSGLSAVSNANQSWIAETTGATRGRRALRSMVALSLAGAMGMITLAWIGTPASHLIFGPHFIKPSTSLAFGICFFAVAVNTGQARFVLAPSGRTRELMIGTFAGAATGVPAIALGAGMAGAAGAAFGLAVSQVVVCATLAYPTARVLKSLYRENADQELVGTEARD
- a CDS encoding glycosyltransferase, with translation MSHELLGVEIVVPTYCPDAYAIENIARMGRMAPTVVVDDGSPPGGSAYLSEIAALPGVHLLSLPINSGIAAALNLGVVDCIRRGAEFVMTFDQDSSPSDKYVVEIMRALRRTNLNNLGCIGPGVVSGRKVRGIFLGSDLVTTTQIIQSGMVIPKSTVQRIGLFDEDLFIDAVDTDYCLRMRRAGLQVLADPELSLEHRLGAGDGSRQIRIGPFRPTATFHSAARRYYINRNLVHTLRRYGLREPRWAALIVRRVMIRNLLACLLEDHRRGKVRAAGLGLWDGFRGESGKCRHIF
- a CDS encoding glycosyltransferase, with amino-acid sequence MQDNRRSVIAVPPLRDRQRWWVRSVRHYEFPRQSAALPAIAWNPLVAAKLLADDSIRPRLLTVDLLDDWTIHPAFGGIQSSVRPAYERIFGEADNVVANAEGTLDLARRFGRDDAILIPNGCDPERFSTTSIATGPLTVGYLGKIGSRLHFDLIAEVMSLCQDCDFVFAGPTMDRRARSFMRSLPSNAVHVGDVPYPRVPEFLQRLDIGWIPHRVGEGEVGGDAIKLYEYRACGLPVLSTPISGVAERGLRDVTIRDSARQHADWIHERASQSTFRIRRAEDIPAGLTWKSKAQVMLDLLDIHDYVGSSGDG
- a CDS encoding glycosyltransferase family 4 protein, whose amino-acid sequence is MRLAETKGFKLVTFSQKGVVAAPGLEVLDPSTPLSAAYSRIDVLALPMSTDPASLRQLPAKLVDAFSAGVPVVATPTPAITEIAGTAITYLDDWTDITQVQRVMREAVSDYSKVRMEVVWRERLSPGEVSKQLSLLLAKTRSAACGNT
- a CDS encoding nucleotide sugar dehydrogenase, whose protein sequence is MSHVVVVGLGYVGLPLVDEACRSGLQVTGFDINSDVVATLNSGKSHVDDLGDDRVAELIQLGFRATTDAAVVAAAETVVICVPTPLSADGGPDLAAVEFACRSIAPHMAVGTLVVLESTTYPGTTAEFVTPLLEQVSGLRVDVDFFVAYSPERIDPGNHQYGLRNTPKIVGADGDTARALAAEFYSRVVDEVVLARGSREAESAKLLENTYRHVNIALVNEMARFFHELSIDFWNVIELASTKPFGFHAFRPGPGVGGHCIPIDPNYLSHRVRSQLGYGFRFVELAQEVNASMPAYVVFRAAELLNDSAKALRGSRVILLGVTYKADIADVRESPAVAVAEKLVASGASVRFCDPHVDVWNVDGVSPVEGDLLEAVREADLTILLQAHSQFDLDAIADAAGVLFDTRGAVTSTRSVRL
- a CDS encoding DUF1972 domain-containing protein — encoded protein: MEIAMLGTRGVPARYGGFETAIEEIGSRLAAKGHRVRVYCRNQGQTQKTHKGMELLNLPAVRRSSLETLSHTGLSALHSFGRKPDVAVLFNAGNAPFIPVLRARGIPTAVHVDGLEWKRAKWQGLGAKYYKWAEGVCARSETALIADAQGIADYLQVEYNAPSYLIAYGAEILDPGLDKLGDLNLQSREFHLVVARMEPENHVDLIVEGYCQAGSSRPLVVVGSAPYQDEYIASLKELAKGHDVRFVGSVWDQDLLNQLYAHARSYLHGHSVGGTNPSLLRALGCGAPVTAFDVNFNHEVTAEHARFFSDAKSAATAIRADDADLEAARSRGTLGQRHVEKAYRWDEVADRYEQMLVEIAG
- a CDS encoding sugar transferase, whose product is MTLISDRRERLATAAPTRHLRMLPATALTLDLVVIAGIGGLAALGREQLDIFARSANVVGTLGMAGPAILFCWLLAIVVAGGYRRNVFGAGTEEFKRVSNATLATAGVIGIACYLTKFDLARGFFVPTFALGLPSLILGRYFLRKAIHGLRRRGALQQRVLIAGSEPHIDEIASVLRREPWLGYQVAGALTPEHDLREETASGIPVYGNIDEAASIAALTDVDVIFFAGGSMGSSNQMRKMIWQLEHEDVQVVVAPSVTDISSDRIKVRPVGGLPLMHIDPPTATDASRWGKRLFDIVGSAALLSLFAPLLLAISLRIRTHDGGPVTFKQTRVGLDGRKFECLKFRTMVVDAEQLLAKLHEEQGYESGLFKMKDDPRVTTPGRLLRRFSLDELPQLINVLRGDMSLVGPRPPLPHEVATYDRDAQRRLRVRPGMTGLWQVSGRSDLSWPEAIRLDLYYVDNWSMMQDLSILAKTFSAVVGSRGAY